One Pseudonocardia abyssalis DNA segment encodes these proteins:
- a CDS encoding NAD(P)/FAD-dependent oxidoreductase produces MYDAIVVGARCAGSPLAMLLARQGHRVLVVDRASFPSDTVSTHYMHQAGVARLQSWGLLDELVAAGTPAARRMSYSHRGVAFSGFADPIDGVDAVYCPRRIVLDEILVNAARRAGAEVLESFTVSDLIWADGAVAGVRGRVGDGPETEFRAPIVIGADGAHSTVAKRVEAPLYNVRPAAGAAYYSYFEGVDSAGLQHHTGTNGRWAGAWPTNGGTLVSVMATKAQIKEFRQDVPGNFQSTVDAILPAIGGQLRDATRTDPFIAMRYPDNFYRQAFGPGWALVGDAGYHKDPLTGWGMSDSFIHAEQLAERVHEGLAGLRPMDEALAEFAKTRDEETAVMYDYTTTVAELGELPPFFQAVLEAVAATDAWTTTMLGWIAGGVDDDAIFSAEGLQALYDDAGLPEDRRVYDPTA; encoded by the coding sequence ATGTACGACGCCATCGTTGTGGGGGCGCGCTGCGCCGGATCGCCGCTCGCCATGCTTCTCGCCCGGCAGGGTCACCGCGTGCTGGTGGTCGACCGCGCGTCGTTCCCGAGCGACACGGTCTCGACGCACTACATGCACCAGGCGGGCGTCGCGCGGCTGCAGAGCTGGGGCCTGCTCGACGAGCTGGTCGCCGCGGGCACCCCCGCGGCGCGGCGCATGAGCTACTCGCACCGCGGGGTCGCGTTCAGCGGGTTCGCCGACCCGATCGACGGCGTCGACGCGGTCTACTGCCCGCGCCGGATCGTGCTCGACGAGATCCTCGTGAACGCCGCGCGCCGGGCGGGCGCCGAGGTGCTCGAGTCGTTCACCGTGTCCGACCTGATCTGGGCCGACGGTGCGGTCGCCGGCGTCCGCGGGCGCGTCGGCGACGGGCCGGAGACGGAGTTCCGCGCGCCGATCGTGATCGGGGCCGACGGGGCCCACTCGACGGTGGCCAAGCGCGTCGAGGCCCCGCTCTACAACGTCCGCCCGGCTGCGGGCGCCGCCTACTACTCCTACTTCGAGGGCGTCGACAGCGCCGGCCTCCAGCACCACACCGGGACGAACGGGCGCTGGGCGGGGGCATGGCCGACGAACGGCGGCACGCTGGTCAGCGTCATGGCGACGAAGGCGCAGATCAAGGAGTTCCGCCAGGACGTGCCCGGCAACTTCCAGTCCACCGTCGACGCGATCCTGCCCGCGATCGGCGGGCAGCTGCGCGACGCGACCCGCACCGACCCGTTCATCGCGATGCGCTACCCCGACAACTTCTACCGCCAGGCGTTCGGCCCGGGCTGGGCGCTGGTCGGCGACGCCGGCTACCACAAGGACCCGCTCACCGGCTGGGGCATGAGCGACTCCTTCATCCACGCCGAGCAGCTCGCCGAGCGCGTGCACGAGGGCCTGGCCGGACTGCGGCCGATGGACGAGGCGCTGGCCGAGTTCGCCAAGACCCGCGACGAGGAGACCGCGGTGATGTACGACTACACGACCACCGTCGCCGAGCTGGGCGAGCTCCCGCCGTTCTTCCAGGCGGTACTCGAAGCCGTCGCCGCGACCGACGCGTGGACCACCACGATGCTCGGCTGGATCGCCGGCGGTGTCGACGACGACGCGATCTTCTCCGCCGAGGGGCTCCAGGCCCTCTACGACGACGCCGGTCTCCCCGAGGACCGCCGCGTCTACGACCCGACCGCCTGA